Proteins from a single region of Coregonus clupeaformis isolate EN_2021a chromosome 19, ASM2061545v1, whole genome shotgun sequence:
- the LOC121531953 gene encoding leucine-rich repeat-containing protein 4: MSTVGRVSLQPTWNAALLALLALTMVPAFSVCQPAGLGPPPNPQNCPAVCSCTNQIGKVVCTRRGLVKVPPGIPTNTRYLNLMENSIETIQADTFRHLHHLEVLQLGRNAIRQIEVGAFNGLTSLNTLELFDNRLTGIPSGAFEYLSKLRELWLRNNPIESIPSYAFNRVPSLMRLDLGELRRLEYISDGAFEGLQNLKYLNLGMCNLREMPVLSPLTGLEELEMSENTFPEMKPGSFRGLHSLQKLWIMNSGITMIERNAFDDITALVELNLAHNNLSSLPHDLFAPLQYLVELHLHHNPWRCDCDVVWLSWWLREYIPTNSTCCGRCHSPAHMRGRYLVEVDQTTFQCSAPFILDAPRDLNISAERVAELKCLTASMSSVRWLLPNGTVLTHGSAHPRISVLNDGTLNFSNVLPLDTGVYTCMVTNMAGNSNASAYLNVSNAELNTSNLSYFTTVTVEVLEPTIEETPKPKPTVPASPSVFQPVFISTPTMLLQSTQTPRQVSLPTARGPIHPSASLDEVVKTTKIIIGCFVAVTLLAAAMLIAFYKLRKRHQQRSTVAAARTIEIIQMDEEVPEVPPARSGSSESEETGLALPTILKTRYISSSSSSFHRDRDRDMDRDRAAYGAHWTHNNLGNSLHHSSSRQHHQQHHRLISTISEPYVIKTTHTKEKVQETQI; encoded by the coding sequence ATGAGTACTGTGGGCCGGGTTTCTCTGCAGCCCACCTGGAACGCAGCCCTGCTCGCCCTGCTAGCCCTCACCATGGTGCCAGCTTTCAGTGTGTGCCAGCCTGCCGGCCTGGGTCCTCCCCCCAACCCCCAGAACTGTCCGGCGGTGTGCTCCTGCACCAACCAGATTGGTAAGGTGGTGTGTACACGCCGTGGCCTGGTCAAGGTGCCCCCCGGGATCCCCACCAACACCAGGTACCTCAACCTGATGGAGAACAGCATCGAGACCATCCAGGCTGACACCTTCAGACACCTACACCATCTGGAGGTGCTGCAGCTGGGCAGGAACGCCATCAGGCAAATCGAGGTTGGGGCCTTCAACGGCCTGACCAGCCTCAACACTTTGGAGCTGTTTGACAACAGACTGACGGGGATCCCCAGCGGGGCTTTTGAGTACCTGTCCAAGCTGAGGGAGCTGTGGCTGAGGAACAACCCCATCGAGAGCATCCCCTCCTATGCCTTCAACAGGGTGCCCTCTCTGATGAGGCTGGACCTGGGGGAGCTCAGGAGGCTGGAGTACATCTCTGATGGGGCCTTTGAGGGCCTGCAGAACCTCAAGTACCTGAACCTGGGGATGTGTAACCTCAGGGAgatgcctgtcctgtctcccctaACGGGCCTGGAGGAGCTGGAGATGTCTGAGAACACTTTCCCTGAGATGAAGCCCGGCTCTTTCCGCGGCCTGCATTCGCTACAGAAACTCTGGATTATGAACTCTGGGATCACCATGATCGAGAGAAATGCCTTCGATGACATCACGGCGCTGGTGGAGCTGAATCTAGCCCATAATAACCTGTCGTCTCTCCCCCATGACCTCTTTGCCCCGCTGCAGTACCTGGTGGAGCTCCATCTCCACCACAACCCCTGGAGGTGTGACTGTGACGTGGTGTGGCTGTCCTGGTGGCTAAGGGAGTACATCCCCACTAACTCCACCTGCTGCGGCCGCTGCCACTCCCCTGCCCACATGAGAGGACGATACCTGGTGGAGGTGGACCAGACTACATTCCAGTGCTCTGCTCCCTTCATCCTGGATGCTCCTAGGGACCTTAACATCTCTGCAGAGAGAGTGGCTGAGCTCAAGTGTCTTACGGCCTCCATGTCATCGGTCCGATGGCTGCTTCCTAACGGGACCGTTCTGACCCACGGCTCAGCTCACCCTCGGATCTCTGTCCTCAATGACGGAACGCTCAACTTCTCCAATGTTTTGCCGTTGGACACGGGTGTCTACACCTGCATGGTGACTAACATGGCAGGTAACTCCAACGCCTCAGCCTACCTGAATGTCAGCAATGCCGAGCTCAACACCTCCAACCTGTCCTATTTCACTACAGTGACTGTGGAGGTGCTGGAGCCCACCATAGAGGAGACCCCCAAACCCAAACCCACTGTCCCAGCCTCGCCCTCCGTGTTCCAGCCCGTCTTCATCTCCACTCCCACCATGCTGCTCCAGAGCACCCAGACCCCCCGCCAGGTGTCTCTCCCCACGGCCCGTGGCCCCATCCACCCCTCAGCCAGCCTGGATGAGGTCGTGAAGACAACTAAGATCATCATTGGCTGCTTCGTTGCCGTGACGCTCCTTGCTGCTGCCATGTTGATTGCCTTCTACAAGCTGCGTAAGCGGCACCAGCAACGGAGCACGGTGGCGGCAGCGCGGACCATCGAGATCATCCAGATGGACGAGGAGGTTCCCGAGGTTCCACCAGCCAGGTCGGGTTCTAGCGAGTCTGAGGAGACGGGGCTGGCTCTGCCCACCATCTTAAAAACAAGATACATCTCATCATCCTCATCGTCcttccacagagacagagacagggacatgGACAGGGACAGAGCTGCTTACGGGGCTCACTGGACCCATAACAACCTGGGAAACTCCCTGCACCACTCATCCAGCCGCCAGCATCATCAGCAGCACCACAGACTCATCAGCACCATCTCAGAGCCCTATGTCATTAAGACCACTCACACCAAGGAGAAGGTCCAGGAAACCCAGATCTGA